From Verrucomicrobiia bacterium, one genomic window encodes:
- the tuf gene encoding elongation factor Tu — MAKENFQRTKPHLNVGTIGHVDHGKSTLTAAIVAVQNRKGLAPAISYADITKGGTVRDDTKTVTIAVSHVEYESPLRHYAHVDCPGHADYVKNMITGAAQMDGAILVVSAADGPMPQTREHILLARQVGVPSIVVFLNKVDLADADLLELIEMEIRELLNKYGFPGDTTPIVRGSATAALAATPEGEAAIASLLDALDSFVPEPTREQDKPFLMCIEDVFNIEGRGTVVTGRVERGVLKKMEEVEIVGLRDTRKTTATDIEMFRKLLDSAQAGDNCGVLLRGTKKEDVERGMVLAKPGSITPHTHFRAEVYVLTKDEGGRHTPFFNNYRPQFYFRTSDVTGGVTLPEGVEMVMPGDNVNVEIKLLAPVAMEKGLRFAIREGGRTIGAGRVTEVIA, encoded by the coding sequence ATGGCAAAAGAGAACTTCCAACGCACGAAGCCGCACCTCAACGTGGGTACCATCGGCCACGTGGACCACGGCAAATCCACCCTGACCGCCGCGATCGTCGCGGTGCAGAACCGCAAGGGGCTTGCTCCGGCCATTTCGTACGCCGACATCACCAAGGGCGGCACGGTCCGGGACGACACCAAGACGGTGACGATCGCGGTCTCGCACGTGGAGTACGAAAGCCCGTTGCGGCACTACGCGCACGTGGACTGTCCGGGTCATGCCGACTACGTGAAGAACATGATCACCGGCGCGGCGCAGATGGACGGCGCCATCCTGGTGGTCAGCGCGGCGGACGGCCCGATGCCGCAGACCCGCGAGCACATCCTGCTGGCCCGACAGGTGGGCGTGCCGAGCATCGTGGTGTTCCTGAACAAGGTGGACCTGGCCGACGCGGACCTGCTGGAGCTGATTGAGATGGAGATCCGGGAGTTGCTGAACAAGTACGGCTTCCCGGGCGACACCACCCCGATCGTCCGGGGTTCCGCGACCGCGGCGCTGGCGGCCACGCCCGAGGGCGAGGCGGCGATTGCGAGCCTTCTGGACGCCCTGGACTCGTTCGTGCCGGAGCCGACGCGTGAGCAGGACAAGCCGTTCCTGATGTGCATCGAGGACGTGTTCAACATTGAGGGTCGCGGTACCGTGGTGACCGGCCGTGTGGAGCGCGGCGTGCTCAAGAAGATGGAGGAGGTCGAGATCGTCGGTCTGCGTGACACGCGCAAGACCACGGCCACCGACATCGAGATGTTCCGCAAGCTGCTGGACTCGGCGCAGGCCGGAGACAACTGCGGCGTGCTGCTGCGCGGCACCAAGAAGGAGGATGTGGAGCGTGGCATGGTGCTGGCCAAGCCCGGCTCGATCACCCCGCACACCCACTTCCGCGCCGAGGTGTACGTGCTGACCAAGGACGAGGGCGGCCGGCACACCCCGTTCTTCAACAACTACCGTCCGCAGTTCTACTTCCGCACCTCGGATGTCACCGGTGGCGTGACGCTGCCCGAAGGGGTGGAAATGGTCATGCCCGGCGACAACGTCAACGTCGAGATCAAGCTCCTGGCGCCGGTCGCCATGGAGAAGGGCCTTCGGTTCGCGATCCGCGAGGGCGGCAGGACCATCGGTGCCGGGCGGGTGACGGAGGTCATCGCCTGA
- a CDS encoding fumarate reductase/succinate dehydrogenase flavoprotein subunit, producing the protein MATLNAGIPSGPLSGKWERYRFDSRLINPANKRKYKVIVVGAGLAGASASATLAELGYEVHNFVFHDSPRRAHSVAAQGGINAAKNYQNDGDSVHRLFYDTIKGGDFRSREANVHRLAEVSVQIIDQCAAQGVPFAREYGGLLDNRSFGGAQVSRTFYARGQTGQQLLLGAYSALCRMIGAGGVRSYTHSEMLDLVVVNGHAKGIVVRNLQTGEITRHSADAVVLATGGYGNVFNLSTYARGSNATAIWRAYRRGACFGNPCFTQIHPTCIPVSGDYQSKLTLMSESLRNDGRIWVPKRKEDCGRNPADIPEEARDYYLERMYGAFGNLAPRDVASRAAKYQCDEGRGIGPTGLGVYLDFSDAIRRLGEDRIRERYGNLFAMYHEITNEDAYKTPMRIFPAVHYTMGGLWVDYGLMSNLPGLFVLGEANFSDHGANRLGASALMQGLADGYFVLPATVANYLAGQKPSERPSPDAAEFREAEAGVQSEIRRLLSLKGGRTPDHFHRELGRILWDHCGMARDRAGLEKAIQLLGALREEYRVNLRVAGDAAEWNQSLEKAGRVADFIELGDLMCRDALMREESCGGHFREEYQYTQDDPEVQRGLVNPGDVKRRDDRFAFVAAWEYAGPGRDPVLNREPLVYEEVKMSTRSYK; encoded by the coding sequence ATGGCCACCCTGAACGCAGGCATCCCGTCGGGTCCGCTGTCCGGGAAATGGGAGCGCTACCGCTTCGATTCCCGGCTGATCAACCCGGCCAACAAGCGCAAGTACAAGGTGATTGTCGTCGGGGCCGGTCTCGCGGGGGCCAGCGCGTCGGCGACCCTCGCGGAACTGGGATACGAGGTGCACAACTTCGTCTTCCACGACTCCCCCCGCCGCGCGCATTCCGTTGCCGCCCAGGGCGGGATCAATGCGGCCAAGAACTACCAGAACGACGGGGACTCGGTGCACCGGTTGTTCTACGACACGATCAAGGGCGGGGACTTCCGGTCCCGTGAGGCCAACGTGCACCGCCTCGCCGAGGTGTCGGTCCAGATCATTGACCAGTGCGCCGCGCAGGGGGTGCCCTTCGCCCGCGAGTACGGCGGATTGCTCGACAACCGGTCCTTTGGCGGCGCCCAGGTCAGCAGGACCTTTTACGCGAGGGGCCAGACCGGACAGCAACTGCTCCTCGGCGCCTATTCCGCCCTGTGCCGGATGATCGGGGCGGGCGGGGTGCGATCCTACACCCACTCCGAGATGCTCGACCTGGTCGTGGTCAACGGACACGCCAAGGGCATCGTGGTTCGCAACCTGCAGACCGGGGAGATCACCCGGCACAGTGCGGACGCCGTCGTCCTGGCCACGGGCGGTTACGGCAACGTGTTCAACCTGTCCACCTACGCCCGGGGGTCCAATGCCACGGCCATCTGGCGGGCCTATCGGCGCGGGGCATGCTTCGGCAATCCCTGCTTCACGCAGATCCATCCCACCTGCATCCCGGTGAGCGGCGACTACCAGTCCAAGCTCACCTTGATGTCCGAATCCCTCCGCAATGACGGGCGGATCTGGGTGCCCAAGCGGAAGGAGGATTGCGGCAGGAATCCGGCCGACATCCCGGAGGAGGCCCGCGACTACTACCTGGAGCGCATGTACGGCGCCTTTGGCAACCTGGCGCCCCGCGATGTCGCCAGCCGCGCCGCCAAGTATCAATGCGACGAGGGCCGCGGGATCGGCCCGACCGGCCTTGGAGTGTACCTCGACTTTTCCGACGCCATCCGCCGCCTCGGCGAGGACCGCATCCGGGAGCGCTACGGCAACCTGTTCGCGATGTACCATGAGATCACGAACGAGGACGCCTACAAGACCCCGATGCGGATCTTTCCGGCGGTCCACTATACGATGGGCGGGCTGTGGGTGGATTACGGATTGATGAGCAACCTGCCCGGCCTGTTTGTGCTGGGGGAGGCCAATTTTTCCGATCACGGGGCGAACCGCCTGGGGGCCTCGGCCCTGATGCAGGGGCTTGCCGACGGTTACTTCGTGCTTCCGGCCACCGTCGCGAACTACCTGGCGGGCCAGAAGCCATCCGAACGCCCCTCGCCCGACGCGGCGGAGTTTCGCGAAGCGGAGGCCGGGGTGCAGTCCGAGATCCGCCGGCTGCTCTCGCTGAAGGGCGGGCGGACGCCGGATCACTTCCACCGGGAGCTGGGACGCATCCTCTGGGACCATTGCGGCATGGCCCGCGACCGCGCGGGGCTGGAGAAGGCCATCCAGCTGCTCGGAGCGCTCCGCGAGGAATACCGTGTCAATTTGCGTGTGGCGGGTGACGCCGCAGAATGGAACCAGTCGCTGGAGAAGGCGGGGCGGGTGGCGGATTTCATCGAATTGGGCGACCTGATGTGCCGGGACGCCCTGATGCGTGAGGAAAGTTGCGGCGGCCATTTCCGCGAGGAGTACCAGTACACCCAGGACGACCCCGAGGTGCAGCGGGGCCTGGTCAACCCCGGAGACGTCAAGCGCCGCGACGACCGGTTCGCCTTTGTCGCCGCCTGGGAGTATGCGGGACCCGGACGCGACCCGGTCTTGAACCGCGAGCCGCTTGTTTATGAGGAAGTCAAGATGAGCACCCGCAGCTACAAGTAG
- a CDS encoding DUF1080 domain-containing protein — MLRTVLLLGVLLSCLPAGLRAAAPVSLFDGKTFAGWDGETNRTWRIVDGALVGGSLETTVPQNEFLATLRSFTNFVLRLQFKVEGTEGFLNGGVQVRSERIPNHNEMIGYQADIGEGWHGCLYDESRRNTVLAKPADADVTRAVRAADWNDYEIRCEGPRVRLKINGVPMVDYTETDASLVQSGRIGLQVHGGGKVRISYRNLTLEELP; from the coding sequence ATGCTCCGCACGGTCCTGCTTCTCGGCGTGTTGCTTTCGTGCCTTCCCGCCGGCCTCCGGGCCGCCGCCCCGGTGTCGTTGTTTGACGGCAAGACGTTTGCCGGCTGGGACGGCGAGACGAACCGGACCTGGCGCATCGTGGACGGCGCCCTGGTCGGCGGGAGCCTGGAGACCACGGTCCCGCAGAACGAGTTTCTGGCCACCCTTCGGAGCTTCACCAATTTCGTGCTGCGGCTCCAGTTCAAGGTCGAGGGCACCGAGGGGTTCCTCAACGGGGGGGTGCAGGTGCGCAGCGAGCGGATTCCCAACCACAACGAGATGATCGGCTACCAGGCTGACATCGGGGAGGGCTGGCACGGGTGTCTGTACGACGAGTCGCGCCGCAACACGGTGCTGGCGAAGCCGGCCGATGCGGACGTGACGCGGGCCGTGCGGGCTGCGGACTGGAACGACTACGAGATCCGCTGCGAGGGGCCGCGGGTCCGCCTGAAGATCAATGGCGTGCCCATGGTGGACTACACGGAGACCGACGCCTCGCTGGTCCAGTCCGGCCGGATCGGCTTGCAGGTGCACGGCGGGGGCAAAGTGCGGATTTCCTACCGGAATCTGACCCTCGAAGAGCTGCCTTGA
- a CDS encoding succinate dehydrogenase cytochrome b subunit → MNVVVQIWRSSIGRKVVMAATGAMLFLFLVGHLIGNLQVFGAPELINSYAHFLKSKPGLIWGARLGLLAVVGLHIASAISLSRQNRAARPFDYAGGRGPYGAPLSSRTMLVSGLVILAFVIYHLLQFTALVPAVNGGVDFRDLETQLPGGVRTHDVYAMMVRGFQIWWVSLFYLIAQALLFMHLSHGLSSMFQSLGWRNAVWWPRVVAGARVVSVALFLGYASIPVAVMSGLGRSHVEGARSAALAASVGKEVVR, encoded by the coding sequence ATGAACGTCGTTGTACAAATCTGGCGGTCTTCCATCGGGCGCAAGGTCGTCATGGCGGCGACCGGGGCGATGTTGTTCCTGTTTCTCGTCGGTCATCTGATCGGGAACCTCCAGGTGTTTGGTGCGCCGGAGCTCATCAACAGCTACGCGCATTTTCTCAAGAGCAAGCCGGGCCTCATTTGGGGCGCCCGGCTCGGCCTGCTGGCGGTGGTGGGCTTGCACATCGCCTCGGCCATCTCGCTCAGCCGGCAGAATCGTGCGGCACGCCCTTTCGACTACGCGGGTGGCCGCGGCCCGTACGGCGCGCCGCTGTCGTCCCGAACCATGCTGGTGAGCGGCCTCGTGATCCTGGCATTCGTGATCTACCACCTGCTGCAATTCACCGCATTGGTGCCGGCGGTGAACGGAGGGGTGGATTTCCGGGACCTTGAGACGCAACTGCCGGGAGGCGTCCGCACCCACGATGTGTATGCGATGATGGTCCGCGGCTTCCAGATCTGGTGGGTTTCCCTGTTCTACCTCATCGCACAGGCGCTGCTCTTCATGCATCTAAGCCACGGGTTGTCCTCGATGTTCCAGTCGCTGGGGTGGCGCAATGCGGTGTGGTGGCCCCGGGTGGTGGCCGGCGCGCGGGTGGTGAGTGTCGCCCTGTTCCTCGGTTACGCATCCATCCCGGTCGCGGTGATGTCGGGGCTGGGGCGCTCCCATGTGGAGGGCGCCCGGTCCGCCGCGTTGGCCGCCTCCGTCGGAAAGGAGGTTGTTCGCTGA
- a CDS encoding succinate dehydrogenase/fumarate reductase iron-sulfur subunit → MKVRLKVWRQKNAAAPGQFQTCETPELNPNMSFLEMLDVVNEDLAGRGEDPIAFDHDCREGICGTCSLVINGKPHGPHRGVATCQTYLRSFQDGEEIVVEPWRARPFPIIKDLVCDRHAFDRIQHAGGFVSVRTGSAPDANAILVPKENADLAMDAAQCIGCGACVAACKNASAMLFVAAKVSHLGLLPQGQPERYRRVKAMVDQMDREGFGGCTVTGSCEAVCPKEISLDFIARLNRDYAMALVRGEPGKVTAGAAG, encoded by the coding sequence ATGAAAGTCCGACTCAAAGTCTGGCGTCAGAAGAACGCCGCGGCCCCCGGGCAGTTTCAGACCTGTGAAACCCCGGAGCTCAATCCGAACATGTCGTTCCTGGAGATGCTCGACGTGGTCAACGAAGACCTGGCGGGCCGTGGCGAGGATCCGATCGCCTTCGATCACGACTGCCGCGAGGGCATTTGCGGCACCTGTTCCCTGGTGATCAACGGCAAGCCGCACGGGCCCCACCGGGGGGTCGCCACGTGTCAGACCTACCTGCGGAGTTTCCAGGACGGTGAAGAGATCGTGGTCGAGCCGTGGCGGGCGCGGCCGTTCCCCATCATCAAGGACCTCGTCTGCGACCGTCACGCCTTTGACCGCATCCAGCACGCCGGCGGCTTCGTGTCGGTGCGCACCGGATCGGCGCCGGACGCCAACGCCATCCTGGTGCCGAAGGAGAATGCCGACCTGGCGATGGATGCCGCCCAGTGCATCGGCTGCGGGGCGTGTGTCGCGGCCTGCAAGAACGCGAGTGCCATGTTGTTCGTCGCGGCCAAGGTGTCCCATCTTGGGCTGCTGCCCCAGGGGCAGCCCGAGCGGTATCGTCGCGTCAAGGCGATGGTGGACCAGATGGACCGGGAGGGCTTTGGCGGCTGCACGGTGACCGGATCCTGCGAGGCCGTGTGCCCCAAGGAGATCTCGCTCGACTTCATCGCGAGGCTCAATCGCGACTATGCGATGGCGCTGGTCCGGGGGGAGCCGGGGAAGGTGACCGCCGGCGCCGCCGGTTGA